AATTACTTTCTAAAGGCTTTTACTAAATTTTCAGGAATATTCCCTGGATGTAACTGCTGGATTGCGGGCCCACGGATTAATGGGGGTGATTATCAAATCCTTGACGAATTACTTGAAAGCGGGCGGATTAATTATTACCCTTATCTAATGGGTGATCAGAAGTGGAAATTATTGGCTGAAACAGACGTCTTTATCTTGCCAACATTCTATGAGACTGAATATTTACCGCTATCAATTATAGATGCAATGCTTTCTGGTTGTTATGTTATTTCATGTAATACTGGTGATATAGCAAAATATATTTCAAAATACAATGGCGCCTTAGTTCCGCATAGAAGCGCAGAAGGCATTTCAGAAGCGTTGATTAGTTATATAAATATGTCACCCAAAGCCGATAGAATTAATATCAGAAATTATGTTCTTAATGCATTTTCTGAAAATAATTATAGGAAGAAATTATTACAAATATGGAGGGAAAACTGAGGCTAAAAAACTATTTAAGCCTATTTCAAGCAATATTTATTGCTGAGATTCTATGTATTGCCACCTATTTGATGATTGTGCAGGTGTATAGAATTGATTTTTCACTGCTATTAATACAGTCAATAATAATTTTTTTGGCTTTATTTATGTCAAGAATTAGTGTTGGTCCGGGCCTAGAGGCAGCAGGGGTTTTCATACTGCTATTTATGGGTATCATTCCTATTCTTGAGGAATTTAACGGCATTATTTATTGGGGGGGTTCTATCTCCCTCGATGAGAAAGTTAGAGGAAGTTTATGGTTAATATTTTCAGCATTATTAATGTCAATTGGCTACTATTTGCCTTTTAAGAATGTAAATTTTTATAGATTTAAAGAAATAGTCTATTCGAAATACGATTATTTACGTATTTTCATATATATTTTATTGCTATCTTATTTCCCACTTAAAGCAAATAATTTTAATATATATAATTTTTTACTAAAAGGGGGGGAATTAACTTCAGATTTATTGGTAAATTCCAAATCTGAATTTTTAATGATTGATTTTTTTATTAGGCCACTAATTTTTAATTTAGGCTTGGCAATTCTATTTTTTTCACAAGTTCATTGGTTAAAAAAGTTTTTTTTATTGCTAATTGCCATATTTTTTGCTTTTCCAACGGGAATATATAGATTCTTAGTTGGAATTTTGTATATTCCATTTATCTATATCATTTTTTTAAAAAAGAAAAATACAATTAATTTTAAATATAAAAAATATTTTATTTCTTCTTTTTTAATTTTTAGCCTTATATTTATATTCCCAATTCTTGAGATTTTCAGAAATTTTACATTTGAGAAATATGATGATTTTACAATTGGAATTGAATACTTAATGACTGGGCATTACGATGCTTATCAAATGTTTCTACATGCTTTACAGACAGATTCTCCAACCTTTGGCTATGGTTTTTTAGGAGTCATTCTCTTTTTTTACCCTAGATCCATTTGGGATTCAAAGCCAATAAACTCCGGCATGGAAGTTGCTGAATTAACTAATCTTTCTTTCACGAATGTATCTATGCCAATATTTGGTGAATTCTACCTAAACTTTTCATATGTTGGAATTTTATTTGGCAGCTTATTTTTAGGTATTATTTTTAAAGTGTTTGATAAAAATTTCACATCTGATTTACGTTTAAATATTAGAAGTTTGCTTTATATGCAAGTTTCTGGCTCTATTGTCATTTTAATGAGGGGGGGTCTACTCTCTGAATTTGCCTATGTTGTTTCAATAATAATTACCTGGTTGGTAATATACGCTGACTCTCGGATTTTTAAATAACCCAATTTTATTAATTTGAAATTTATTTACATTGAAAATATCCATAATAACCGTTGTATTTAATGCCTCAGAAACTATTGCCACTTCTGTTGCAAGTCTTCGGGACCAAAATTATCCGCATATTGAGCATATTATTATTGATGGAGCATCTACTGATGGTACGTTAGATATCCTTAAGAAATCAATCTCGGAGTCTGCCATTTTGATCAGTGAATCGGATGGCGGCATTTACGACGCCCTGAATAAGGGTTTAAAAATGTCATCTGGCGAGGTTATTGGTTTTTTGCATGCGGATGATATTTTCGCCGGCCACAATGTTTTGAGTGATGTTGCTGCTGCATTTTTGGATTCTTCGGTTGAGGGTGTTTATGGGGATCTTGTCTATGTTGACAGATTGAAAGTTCAAAAAGTCATCAGAAGATGGAGGTCAACAAGTTTTTCCAGGGATCTATTGGGCGCTGGCTGGATGCCCCCTCATCCAACTTTATTCGTTCGTCGAAAGTGGTATGAGCAAATAGGAGGTTTCAACGATGAATATCGTATTGCTGCAGATTATTTGAGTATTCTGAAATTGTTCTCTATTCCTGAATTTAAGACTGTGTATCTTAATAAGGTTCTGGTTCGAATGAGAATGGGTGGAGCTAGCAATCATTCTTTGGCAATCATCTTTAAAAAGTCATGTGAAGATTGGGCGGCGCTTCGTTCTGTTGGTTTTTGTCGCTTTGATGCACTTAAGGCATTGCTTTTAAAAAACTTTTCTAAGATTTTTCAGTTTTTATAGAATTTTGATAGATGAATTTATTAAAATCCTACTTGCCACGTACTCAAGCCCCTTAATCTTAGTTGTTTTGTTTTGAATTTTCTTTGCTTCCGTTTTGTAGTGAATATGCTTACTGTTGCTAGGGTGTCTAATTGCTTTTTATGGGCGGCATCATTGTGGGATTGGCTTTGAAGTCTTGCATTATTAAATGTTAGCTAACGTATCCACTGTGCTCTAGATATCTCATGACCGTATCGGTCTTTGACCATCTTCCGCGCTGCATGATGATTGGCATGCTTGCTCCCGAATTAAGTAAATCCTGCGCGGCACCTACTCTCATTGAGTGGCCGCTGATCCCTTCAATAACCAATTCGTCGAGTTCTGCATTCCTAGCTATTCGTTTGTAGATGCGATTAACTTGACCTGAGCCCAGGCTACTGCGTGAAATTCTTCCTCCGCGGTCGATGCCGACCATGAGGTACTCCTGTCCTTCAGGAAGCTCTTTCATCCACTCCACCAATGCAAGGTGGGCACTTTTACTTAGATATAGCCATTTCCCTGTGGAGTCCTGATCTGTCTTACTTTTTCTCAGGAGAATGGATGACGTTTCAACACCATTCTTAATATTAATTTTGACATCCTTTGCTTGCAGTGAGACCAATTCACTTCGTCTACATAAGGTGTCATAGGCCACTAATAATAGAGCGCGATCCCGAACCCCTCTAATGGAATCATCGGTAGCTACTAGCAACTTATCCAGGGTATCTGCATTGATACTGGCAGCTTGACTACAAGAGCGCCCTAACTTGCGATGCATTCTTCGCATTTCCAGAACAACATCGGGATCTTTAGTGGGATCTAGATAGCGGTTGAGTTTATGAATGGTTGCGATACCAGCTACTGCTCTTCGAATACTGGCTGATGATCTCTTGCCGTTACTCATTTTCACAATAAAGTTTGCAATCGTCTGAGGGTGAGTTGGCAACGCCTCCTCTTCCTCCTCATCGCAAAAGTGAATCAGCTCATTAAAGTCGGCTTTGTAAGCCCGAATGCTTGCTGGGGCATATGCCCCCTCTATTCTCTCGAGGGTTTCGGCAAGAGTCGCCCTTGCTTTTAGGTTTAGTTCTGAGTTGTCCATGGCTGACTCCTTACAGTTCATATCTAAAGTTAGGGGTTTTGCTATTCCCTAGGAATGGATGTTTGCCAAAGGGCAATCCACAAAAGGCATCACTGTGTAAGTTACCCTTAGCCGAGAGAATGTCTGCTAATTGAACCAAGTCGTACTCAATCATTTGGGCATTGCGATAGTTCAGTGGGTCGCTACTCATACGCGCTGTCATGAGGTGGCGCAAATGATTAAAGCTTGATTCTGGATATTCGGGGACATATTTCGTACGCGCTTCCAGCAACTTATAAAAGCCCGTCATTTGATGGCCATGCAGATAGCCTGTGGAAGTCAGTTTGTATTGTTTATCCGGTGAATTACTGCACTGGTAGTCGTTTGAGCCCCATTCCCATGGGGGATGACATTTCGGACATGTCTGCGATTTTGCTTGATGGGGATTATTACGATTTTGTGATGAGTGGGCGCAAGATGCGGGAAGGTCTGACATGGATTGCTGAAGATCGCTTGATCCCCTTGAAAGCATTGGCTTGGCTCAATTTAACCCGAGGTCAGGAGGCCGGAGCACCCATTCGTCCTGGCGATATTCGCAAACACCTAGACGATGTGGTTAATTTATCCAATCTATTGAGCCCTCAATTGAGGATTAGTCTGGGATATAGAATTTCGGCTGATTTACAGGAGTTCATCGCCAAGGTTAATGTAGATGCGTATCCTGATTTTGCTCAAGTTAAAGGGCGTTTGGTCTTGGCTTATGGCCTTGAGTAGGTTTCTCCATTAGGCCCTGGTCTGCATAAAGCAATTATTCTCCGCAATAAATGCGGAGAATAAGGGACGTAATCTCCGCATGAACTATTCCAGAGTCTAAAATGCATCTCAATATTGAGCTGCATCTTTAATGTTGGGGTCATGAAGTTGGTGCGAGCTGACATCGTTGGATTTTTTGAAACGTGTCGTGTCCATACTCTTTTTGGTTGAGTTCACAAGCTTCTCCAAAACCAAAGAGCGCGTGTCCACGCACTCTTTAAAAATTGAGGCTATCTCCATTCACTTCTAAATCCGGAAAATGCATTCAAAACTTTTCGATTTTTTTAAAGCGCAAAAATGATTTTTGAAGTCCATTTTTTGTTCTGAATTCGGAAAATTGACCCAAATCATTTCTCGACCCTGGATGCTTTAAAGCAAATTCTCAGAAATGTCACTTTGCCATGGGTCTATATGGTATATGGCTTAGAACGGGTAACAGGTGCGCTAATGCCATGTATCAGGTGCCCTATTGATAGAAATGTCGGTATGTAGCAATATTTATCGACATGATGAGATATGCTATATACTTATGCTATATACATGGGAGTAAGTGATGACAATAACGATTACAACGGTGTTTACCAACAATCGAAGCCAGGCAGTCAGAATGCCTGCTGAGGCGCGTTTGCCTGATGAAGTAAAAAAGGTAATCGTGCGTATTCGAGGTCGCGAACGGATCATTACTCCGATTGAAAATACCTGGGATAACTTTTTCCTAAATGGTCCAGCGGTATCTGATGACTTTATGAATGAGCGCGGAATACAAAAACTAGTTGAGAGGGAAAGCTTGTAATGCTCAAGTATTTGCTCGATACCAACATTGTCATTTATGTTCTAAAGCGTAGGCCTAAGGAAGTGCTGGAAATTTTTAATACGAATGCCAGTCGCATGGCGATTTCAAGCATTACCTTATCGGAATTAATTTACGGTGCAGAAAAAAGTTCCAACGTGGATAAAAATTTAGAAGCAATTGAAGAGTTCATCAGTCATCTTGAGGTGCTGCCTTATGACGCAAAAGCATCGCAACATTATGGTCAAATTAAAGCAGTCTTGGAGAAGAAGGGAGAAATCATTGGTGAGAATGATATTCATATTGCAGCCCATGCTATTAGCCAGGGCTTGATTCTGGTTACCAACAATTTGCGAGAGTTTAAAAGAGTTCCAAATCTAGCGCTGGAAAATTGGGTATTGTAGTTATGAAAATTGAAGAAGCTCAGAATTTGTTTTATGAACTCTTAGATCAATGGACTGCTTATCACAAGGCAGCTGGTGAGCTTAGATCAAAGGTGACCGAAGCATTCACTAATGTAGCAAAAGGTGGCACAAAAAATCCAAGTCTTGAAATATTGACCATCCTTGAGGTGACAGAGGAGTCTGAAAAAAGACTTCAAGAAAAGATGGATGAGATTATGAGCTCGATTGATAGGTGGTACGCCCGCTATGGGGCAATAGTATTACATCATTGAGCTGCAGATTTCTGGCGACCCTATAAAAATCCAAATCTATCTTATTGGATGCATCCACCCTGGCGTTCTAAAACTCACAATTCTCTTGTAGAGCCATACATAACTCAAGATGTAGAGAGCAAAAAATCCAATCAAAATAGGGGTTGATTGCCACCAAAGAATTGCTGGAACAATAGCGAAGCTGGTGAGGACCCAAAGGTAAGGGGATGTTTTGGCGTTATCAGTAAACCAGTCTGCCTTTTTTGTGCCGCTATGATTTGAGTTCAGAACGCGTCTAAAAATCAACGAATGAAAGTGAATGCCATCAGGCTGCCCAGGACTTTTGCCTTGGTGAACTTTTCTTCTATAGATCGTAAAGAGAGTTTCTAGAATAGGGTAGCCATTGACAAGCAATGCAAACCATGGGGATACGTTGTCATGTCTTGATACCAGCATGATGCTGATGATGGCAATCCAAAAACCAATTAAATAAGCGCCGCCATCTCCTAAGAAGATAAGCCCTCTAGGGTAGTTCCAAACAAAGAAGCCCAGTATTGCCGCCGCCATCATGAAGCTTAAAGAAATCATGAGCGGATCTGCAAGTACATAGCTCATGTATCCAAGTGCCATGAGCGTAATCATTCCCACCATGCTAGAAAGGCCATTGAAGCCATCAATAATGTTGTAAGCATTCGATAGCCCAGTGACTGCAAAAACAGTAAATACAATTGCGATTGGCGAAAAGCCCAAGAGGTAATCTATTCCGGGTATATCCAGCTTCGTAATTTGAATGCCTAAAAGATTGATCGCCATAAGCGCACCTATTGCGGTAAAAAACAGCCTCATACGCACACTAATCTTTTTAGTGAGATCTTCCGTTAGTCCAATGGCAAATACTGGGATAGCACAAACAAGTAGGGTGATTTCAATAGTGGAATTGGCCTGTACTTGCAGTTTTAGAAGTATGGTAATCAATACACCCAGGGCTATGCTTACTCCGCCAATTCTGGGAACGGCATTCTTATGAAATTTTTGGGGCCCCGATAAATCAGAGTCTGCAGAAAGATGGCTATGAAGGTGCTCAAAGCGAATAGTGAGCAAGGTCGCAATAAAGGAAGAAAAGAAGGCTGACAGTAAACTGATCATGGGCTAATTATAAGTTCTAAAATCAATTTTTTTAGATAATTGACGTCAATACTGTTGCTGTAATTATGCAATATCGCTAATAAATATTAAAAATTGACTATTGAGAATGCGAATGGCGTTTAGATTGCGCTTTATGATCATTAATTTTTTATATTGGTCACGAGCGAATCATCTATTTCTTTCAAAACAATACGTAATTGGATGGTAATGAGACATTGAGTTTGGTTTACGCTTATTAGTTGAGCAAATTCCAAGGAAAACATCAATGCTATCAATTGAGTACGTTAATAAAAGAGTGCGTCTATTCCGAATAGAGTTAAGTCCCTTGGTTTTAGCAATTCTTGCACTTGTAATGCTCTTGTGGCAACTCCTCAGTTTCTTGAGAATGATTAAATGATCTTTGCCAGGCGTATCTCATTAAGAATAGATAAACGATTCTGATGAGTGGATGACCAAACAAGTTTTGTGGCAAATTGCTATCTTTGCTATGGCTGCTTTCTGATTACGGTACCAAGCTTAAGAACAAATATTCCAAGAAGATGATGATGTGAACTACGCCTTGTAAGAGGGTGGTTCTACCAATCGCTAGTGTTAATGCTCCAATAAAGAATGACAAATACATCAGTGTCATATTGAGATCACTAATTCCCAGGCTTAACGGAAGATTAAAGAAGATCGCAATGGCTGCAACTGTGGGGATGGTTAAGCCAATACTCGCTAAGGCTGAGCCTAGGGCCAAGTTCAAACTACTTTGCAATCGATTGGCCTTAGCCGCTCTAACGGCTGCAAAGCCTTCTGGCATTAATACCAGTAGTGCAATGGCAATACCCACAATCGTTTTAGGTGCGCCAGCAGCGGCAACGCCGCGCTCAATGGCCGGACTCAGTAGCTCCGCAAGACCTACTACGGTAATCAGGGAGAGTATCAGTAGCACTCCACTAACAGCAGTCTTCATATTGCTAGGTTTGAGAGCGTGAAAATTACTATCCGTCTTTTTATCTTCTGTCTTAGGAAGGTAGTAGTCACGATGACTGACTGTCTGGAAGAAGAGGAACGCAATATAAAGCGCAAATGAAGCGATGCCCGCAAATGCTAATTGGCTCTTAGTGAAATCTGGTCCAGGAGTACTTACGGTAACAATTGGCATGACCAAAATAAAGGTTGCGAGAGCGGTTAGTACCGCTAGTGCTGAATTCGTGCCTTCATTGCGGAAAGTCATCTCATGATGCGTTAAGCCACCCATAAAAATACAGAGGCCAATCACACCATTGATCACAATCATGACTGTGGCAAACACTGCATCTCTGGCAATGAACTCAGATCCTTCATGACCGGCAAGCATCATCGAGATGATGAGGGATACCTCAATAATGGTGACGCTAATCGACAATATCAATGTACCAAATGGCTCACCAGTTTTATGGGCAATCACTTCAGCATGGTGAACCGCTGAGAGAACTGCTCCAATCAGCGTTACGCTCATAAGGACAATGAACCAAGTTTGGCTGAGTAAGTTAGTCATAGGCTGTCTGATCTGATCTTCAAAATAAGGTTAAGCTATCGGTTAAAGCATATTAATGAGAGTTTATAGCCATCCATGAAAGCCATTATCTTATTTGGGCACGGTGCCCGTGATAGCCGCTGGCGCGAGCCTTTTGATCGTCTGGCTGCTTTATGGCAAGAGCAGCATCCCAGCACATCTGTAGAGTTGGCTTTCTTGGAAATGATGCAGCCATCATTGGAGGGGGCGGTAGCTTCTTTGGCTGCCGGTGGTGCCACTCAAATTACTGTAGTGCCTGTTTTCTTTGGGCAGGGCGGCCATTTACGAAATGACTTCCCGGTGTTGCTGGAAGAGTGTCGGGGTAAATTCCCCAATGTTCAATTAGGCGCTACGCCTGCTGTTGGCGAGGATTTGGCAGTATTGCAAGCGATTATTGAATTTGGCGCAAGAAGCATTTAGTTTGTTTGAGGCAATTAGACCTTAATTAAGACCTTGCTAAATGTAATGATATACATTACAGTGTAATTAAATACATTACAATAAGAGATTGAGTGTTAGAGGTTTTAATGATCCAATCTTTTAGTCATCGAGGTTTAGAACTCTTTTTTTCAAAAGGAAGTTATAAGGCAATCCCAGCGCAGCATGCCGCTCGCCTCATTCGCATACTGGATAGACTGGATGCAGCAGTTATTCCTGAGGATATGGATTTGCCGGGTTATCGCTTTCATCAGCTGCAGGGTAAAAGAAAAAAGACTTTTGCTGTACTTGTTTCTGGTAACTGGCGGCTGACATTTAAATTTGATGGTGAAAATGCAGTATATGTAGATTTGGAGGATTATCACTAATGAAGAAATTAATGAAGAGTTTAAGAAATACAAATCGTAGGCCTACGCATCCCGGAGAAATTCTCCGTGAAGATGTATTGCCGGCTCTTGGCGTTACCCAAGCGGTTCTTGCAAGTCACCTAGGGGTGAGTCGCCTTACTGTTTCAGAGATCCTGCATGAGAAAAGAGGTATTAGCGCAGAAATGGCCGTGCGTATCGCGCGAGTGATTGGCGGAACACCTCAGAGTTGGCTGCACATGCAAGAGGCAGTTGATATTTGGGCGGTGGAGCAAAAATTCCAGCAGCATCCAGAATCGGCACCTACTGCTATTACCTTATTGGCACTCGCGGCGTAAAGAGCTTGTATTAAGCTGCTTTGCTCTTTGGAATAGTTGGGGCCACAAAAGTTAAGGTTAAATCGTTTGGCACCTGTTTATTACTCATGTTGCGCCCTGCAAGTGCCTCACCAATCATGATCAGGGCAGGCGAGC
This region of Polynucleobacter sp. JS-JIR-II-50 genomic DNA includes:
- a CDS encoding calcium:proton antiporter, with the protein product MTNLLSQTWFIVLMSVTLIGAVLSAVHHAEVIAHKTGEPFGTLILSISVTIIEVSLIISMMLAGHEGSEFIARDAVFATVMIVINGVIGLCIFMGGLTHHEMTFRNEGTNSALAVLTALATFILVMPIVTVSTPGPDFTKSQLAFAGIASFALYIAFLFFQTVSHRDYYLPKTEDKKTDSNFHALKPSNMKTAVSGVLLILSLITVVGLAELLSPAIERGVAAAGAPKTIVGIAIALLVLMPEGFAAVRAAKANRLQSSLNLALGSALASIGLTIPTVAAIAIFFNLPLSLGISDLNMTLMYLSFFIGALTLAIGRTTLLQGVVHIIIFLEYLFLSLVP
- a CDS encoding site-specific integrase, whose protein sequence is MDNSELNLKARATLAETLERIEGAYAPASIRAYKADFNELIHFCDEEEEEALPTHPQTIANFIVKMSNGKRSSASIRRAVAGIATIHKLNRYLDPTKDPDVVLEMRRMHRKLGRSCSQAASINADTLDKLLVATDDSIRGVRDRALLLVAYDTLCRRSELVSLQAKDVKINIKNGVETSSILLRKSKTDQDSTGKWLYLSKSAHLALVEWMKELPEGQEYLMVGIDRGGRISRSSLGSGQVNRIYKRIARNAELDELVIEGISGHSMRVGAAQDLLNSGASMPIIMQRGRWSKTDTVMRYLEHSGYVS
- a CDS encoding O-antigen polymerase → MSRISVGPGLEAAGVFILLFMGIIPILEEFNGIIYWGGSISLDEKVRGSLWLIFSALLMSIGYYLPFKNVNFYRFKEIVYSKYDYLRIFIYILLLSYFPLKANNFNIYNFLLKGGELTSDLLVNSKSEFLMIDFFIRPLIFNLGLAILFFSQVHWLKKFFLLLIAIFFAFPTGIYRFLVGILYIPFIYIIFLKKKNTINFKYKKYFISSFLIFSLIFIFPILEIFRNFTFEKYDDFTIGIEYLMTGHYDAYQMFLHALQTDSPTFGYGFLGVILFFYPRSIWDSKPINSGMEVAELTNLSFTNVSMPIFGEFYLNFSYVGILFGSLFLGIIFKVFDKNFTSDLRLNIRSLLYMQVSGSIVILMRGGLLSEFAYVVSIIITWLVIYADSRIFK
- a CDS encoding glycosyltransferase, which produces MISLLSAFFSSFIATLLTIRFEHLHSHLSADSDLSGPQKFHKNAVPRIGGVSIALGVLITILLKLQVQANSTIEITLLVCAIPVFAIGLTEDLTKKISVRMRLFFTAIGALMAINLLGIQITKLDIPGIDYLLGFSPIAIVFTVFAVTGLSNAYNIIDGFNGLSSMVGMITLMALGYMSYVLADPLMISLSFMMAAAILGFFVWNYPRGLIFLGDGGAYLIGFWIAIISIMLVSRHDNVSPWFALLVNGYPILETLFTIYRRKVHQGKSPGQPDGIHFHSLIFRRVLNSNHSGTKKADWFTDNAKTSPYLWVLTSFAIVPAILWWQSTPILIGFFALYILSYVWLYKRIVSFRTPGWMHPIR
- a CDS encoding glycosyltransferase family 2 protein, which translates into the protein MKISIITVVFNASETIATSVASLRDQNYPHIEHIIIDGASTDGTLDILKKSISESAILISESDGGIYDALNKGLKMSSGEVIGFLHADDIFAGHNVLSDVAAAFLDSSVEGVYGDLVYVDRLKVQKVIRRWRSTSFSRDLLGAGWMPPHPTLFVRRKWYEQIGGFNDEYRIAADYLSILKLFSIPEFKTVYLNKVLVRMRMGGASNHSLAIIFKKSCEDWAALRSVGFCRFDALKALLLKNFSKIFQFL
- the vapB gene encoding type II toxin-antitoxin system VapB family antitoxin: MTITITTVFTNNRSQAVRMPAEARLPDEVKKVIVRIRGRERIITPIENTWDNFFLNGPAVSDDFMNERGIQKLVERESL
- a CDS encoding type II toxin-antitoxin system RelE/ParE family toxin, which codes for MIQSFSHRGLELFFSKGSYKAIPAQHAARLIRILDRLDAAVIPEDMDLPGYRFHQLQGKRKKTFAVLVSGNWRLTFKFDGENAVYVDLEDYH
- a CDS encoding HigA family addiction module antitoxin; this encodes MKSLRNTNRRPTHPGEILREDVLPALGVTQAVLASHLGVSRLTVSEILHEKRGISAEMAVRIARVIGGTPQSWLHMQEAVDIWAVEQKFQQHPESAPTAITLLALAA
- a CDS encoding type II toxin-antitoxin system VapC family toxin, whose translation is MLKYLLDTNIVIYVLKRRPKEVLEIFNTNASRMAISSITLSELIYGAEKSSNVDKNLEAIEEFISHLEVLPYDAKASQHYGQIKAVLEKKGEIIGENDIHIAAHAISQGLILVTNNLREFKRVPNLALENWVL
- a CDS encoding sirohydrochlorin chelatase yields the protein MKAIILFGHGARDSRWREPFDRLAALWQEQHPSTSVELAFLEMMQPSLEGAVASLAAGGATQITVVPVFFGQGGHLRNDFPVLLEECRGKFPNVQLGATPAVGEDLAVLQAIIEFGARSI
- a CDS encoding glycosyltransferase family 4 protein, coding for MYLVANRTRKSFLLRDLYPIIIANLKKSKIIYHIVGNDFVNFYNSLSIFERKLLTLSIRSNNFIFAVLGDGMKNAICEVLDADNINSSKLRFIDLPAFITNKAVIDSKKHFKPILHSKNITIGFMSNLITEKGYNYFLKAFTKFSGIFPGCNCWIAGPRINGGDYQILDELLESGRINYYPYLMGDQKWKLLAETDVFILPTFYETEYLPLSIIDAMLSGCYVISCNTGDIAKYISKYNGALVPHRSAEGISEALISYINMSPKADRINIRNYVLNAFSENNYRKKLLQIWREN